The Candidatus Tumulicola sp. region CGCGTGCGGCCCCGTTCGACGCGCCCGTCGGAAAGCGCGATTCGCAAGAAAGTCGGCGACTTGCTGGACCTCATTCAGTTGCAGACGCTGGCCGAGCGCTTCCCGTCGCAGTTGAGCGGCGGCCAGCGTCAACGCGTCGCGCTGGCGCGTGCGCTCGCGGTCGAGCCGAGCGTGCTGCTATTGGACGAACCGTTCGGAGCGCTGGACGCAAAGGTTCGCTTGGAGCTGCGCCGTTGGTTGCGGCACCTGCACGACGAGGTGCAAATAACGAGTTTATTCGTTACGCACGATCAGGAAGAAGCGCTCGAAGTCGCCGATACCGTCGCCGTCATGAACGAAGGACGTTTCGAACAAATCGGAACGCCCGACGAAGTGTACGGTAAGCCGGCAACCTCGTTCGTGTTCAAGTTTCTCGGCAACGTCAATCTGTTCCACGGTCGCATCGACAACGGCGTTACGTACATCCAGCAAACCGAAACCGATCACGTCGTCTTCGTTCGGCCGCACGCGCTGGATATCGCGCGCGAAGCGCCGGCCGGACGAAATGCGTTCCGAGCTACCATCGTGCACGTTAACGCGGCGGGACCGTTGGCGAAGATCGAAGCGCAAGCTGAGTGGGGCAGTCGGGTGCAAGTAGAGATCCCGCAACCGCAGTTTCGAGAGCTGGCGCTAGCCAAGGGTGATGAGGTATTCGTCGTTCCGCGCGAGCTGGCTGTCTTCAGTAATGGCGAGGTCGCCAAGGGCGCCGGCATCTAGTGCCTGGAAGCCGCCGGTCGAGCCGCCGCGGGGAGTCGGCGCATGCTAGACGAACGAGCGGCCGATAATGCTCTTGAACCTCGAGATCATTCTCATAGGCCTTGCCGTCGGGACCATCGTCGGCTTAACCGGTGTCGGCGCAGCCGGGATCATGACCCCGCTGCTGATCATCGCGCTGCACGTCAACCCGATGAAAGCCGTCGGCACCGACCTCTTGTACAGCGTCCCAACCAAGCTCTACGGAGCGTTCCTCCACAACCGTCAGAAGACCGTGAATCCCGATGTGGTCAAATCGCTGCTTTGGGGCGGTTTGCCGGCGTCGCTGATTGGACTGATCGCACTCTTCTGGCTGCGTCACCACGTCGAGGTCACGGTCATCGAAGACTGGACCCGTCGCGCGATCGGCGTGACCCTATTCGTCGCGGCGCTCATCATCATCGTCCAGCCGCTTATCCGGCGCAACATCGTGACGCAGACGTTCGAGTGGCACCCCCGGCAGCGTGGACGCGTGATCGCGATCGGTGCGTTGGTCGGATTAATCGTTACCGTCACGTCGATCGGGTCCGGTTCGGTAACGTTGCCGCTGCTGACGC contains the following coding sequences:
- a CDS encoding sulfate ABC transporter ATP-binding protein is translated as MSISVRGVSKRFGAFTALDNVDLEVPAGQLVALLGPSGSGKTTLLRIIAGLEFADAGEIRFDGTDVANRRTAERRVGFVFQHYALFRHMTVFDNIAFGLRVRPRSTRPSESAIRKKVGDLLDLIQLQTLAERFPSQLSGGQRQRVALARALAVEPSVLLLDEPFGALDAKVRLELRRWLRHLHDEVQITSLFVTHDQEEALEVADTVAVMNEGRFEQIGTPDEVYGKPATSFVFKFLGNVNLFHGRIDNGVTYIQQTETDHVVFVRPHALDIAREAPAGRNAFRATIVHVNAAGPLAKIEAQAEWGSRVQVEIPQPQFRELALAKGDEVFVVPRELAVFSNGEVAKGAGI
- a CDS encoding sulfite exporter TauE/SafE family protein, whose amino-acid sequence is MLLNLEIILIGLAVGTIVGLTGVGAAGIMTPLLIIALHVNPMKAVGTDLLYSVPTKLYGAFLHNRQKTVNPDVVKSLLWGGLPASLIGLIALFWLRHHVEVTVIEDWTRRAIGVTLFVAALIIIVQPLIRRNIVTQTFEWHPRQRGRVIAIGALVGLIVTVTSIGSGSVTLPLLTLVLPFAGLAQLIGSDIAFAAFLIPMAALGRWSMGDVDLSLVLKLLIGSLPGIYIGSKLCGRLDQRYLRPVVAIVLIVVGTRLIWR